The proteins below come from a single Mucilaginibacter mali genomic window:
- the pyrF gene encoding orotidine-5'-phosphate decarboxylase, producing the protein MLSREQLIAEIKKKKSFLCVGLDTDIDKIPEFLKAYPDPIFEFNKRIIDATADLCVAYKPNSAFYEAYGIKGLQALIDTCKYLPKDTLNIIDAKRGDIGNTSDKYARAFFDEAESGMGFDAITVTPYMGNDSVKPYLAYDGKWVIILALTSSVGSKDFQYLQTGDDFLYEAVIKKANTWAGADRIMYVVGATKSTEFTNIRQYAPDNFLLVPGVGAQGGSLEDVCKYGMTKDCGLLVNASRSIIYASNGEDFADAARAEALSLQRQMAEELEKAGVI; encoded by the coding sequence ATGCTTTCAAGGGAACAATTAATAGCTGAGATCAAGAAAAAAAAATCGTTTTTATGTGTGGGGCTGGATACCGATATCGATAAGATCCCTGAATTTTTAAAAGCATATCCCGACCCGATCTTCGAATTTAACAAACGCATCATCGATGCCACCGCCGACTTATGTGTGGCCTACAAACCCAATTCTGCCTTTTACGAGGCTTATGGGATTAAGGGCTTACAGGCTTTGATTGATACCTGCAAATATCTGCCAAAAGATACCCTTAATATTATTGATGCCAAGCGTGGCGATATCGGCAATACCTCCGACAAATATGCCCGCGCTTTTTTTGATGAGGCTGAATCGGGCATGGGTTTCGATGCCATTACCGTAACCCCATATATGGGTAACGACAGCGTGAAGCCTTATCTTGCTTATGATGGCAAATGGGTGATCATCCTGGCGCTCACTTCATCCGTTGGCAGCAAAGATTTTCAGTACCTGCAAACGGGCGATGATTTTTTGTACGAAGCTGTAATTAAAAAAGCCAATACCTGGGCCGGTGCCGACCGTATTATGTATGTAGTAGGGGCTACCAAAAGCACCGAGTTTACCAATATCCGCCAATACGCGCCCGATAACTTTTTGCTGGTACCCGGCGTAGGTGCGCAGGGCGGCAGTTTAGAAGATGTATGTAAATACGGCATGACCAAAGATTGCGGCCTGCTGGTAAACGCCTCGCGCTCCATTATCTACGCGTCAAACGGTGAAGATTTTGCCGATGCCGCCCGTGCCGAAGCTTTAAGTTTGCAACGGCAAATGGCGGAGGAGTTGGAGAAGGCAGGGGTGATATAG
- the rho gene encoding transcription termination factor Rho, translated as MSDNTHELNDKLVSELRDMARSLGIAEADELRKPQLIVRIVEQQQLIEAARAQQSALASNYAEITPDAPAAEAEEKPRKRTRVVKAKTPEPRVPLTDTNLFDQGDDDEPQRYNDDEAPVAAEEPSQVITGDDDEPVVKTEERPAERPAKFERRNNQQSQQQQQQAKAPEVNLDFDNVIVNEGVLEIMPDGYGFLRSSDYNYLTSPDDIYVSQSQIKLFGLKTGDTVRGSIRPPKEGEKYFPLVRVEAINGRIPAEVRDRVPFDHLTPLFPSEKLNLFTDPGNNSTRIMDLFSPIGKGQRGLIVAQPKTGKTMLLKDVANAIAKNHPEVYLIILLIDERPEEVTDMARSVRAEVIASTFDEPAERHVKIANIVLEKAKRMVECGHDVVILLDSITRLARAYNTVAPASGKILSGGVDANALHKPKRFFGAARNIEDGGSLTIIATALTETGSKMDEVIFEEFKGTGNMELQLDRKLSNKRIFPAIDLTASSTRRDDLLLERDTLQRIWILRNHLADMNSQESMEFLLTQMRGTRSNEEFLISMNS; from the coding sequence ATGTCTGATAATACTCATGAATTGAACGATAAACTCGTTTCAGAACTGCGTGATATGGCCAGAAGTTTAGGCATTGCCGAAGCTGATGAGCTGCGCAAACCCCAATTAATTGTACGCATTGTTGAACAGCAGCAGCTTATTGAAGCCGCCCGCGCCCAGCAAAGCGCCCTGGCCAGCAATTATGCCGAAATTACCCCGGATGCCCCTGCTGCCGAAGCCGAAGAAAAGCCACGTAAAAGAACCCGTGTTGTAAAGGCAAAAACACCAGAGCCGCGTGTACCGCTTACCGATACCAACCTGTTTGATCAGGGCGATGATGACGAGCCGCAAAGATATAATGACGACGAGGCCCCTGTAGCCGCCGAAGAACCATCGCAGGTAATTACCGGCGACGACGATGAGCCAGTTGTAAAAACAGAGGAACGCCCAGCCGAGCGCCCTGCTAAATTTGAGCGCCGTAATAACCAGCAAAGTCAACAACAGCAGCAACAGGCGAAAGCCCCCGAGGTTAATCTTGATTTTGATAACGTTATTGTAAACGAGGGTGTGCTTGAAATTATGCCTGATGGCTATGGCTTCCTGCGCTCATCCGACTATAACTACCTGACCTCGCCCGATGATATTTATGTATCGCAATCGCAAATAAAGCTGTTCGGCTTAAAAACCGGCGATACCGTGCGCGGCAGCATCCGCCCGCCAAAAGAGGGCGAAAAATATTTCCCGCTGGTACGTGTGGAGGCCATTAACGGCCGCATCCCGGCCGAAGTGCGCGACCGTGTACCTTTCGATCACTTAACGCCGCTGTTCCCATCGGAAAAACTGAACCTGTTTACCGATCCGGGCAATAACTCAACCCGTATAATGGACCTGTTCTCGCCGATCGGTAAAGGTCAGCGTGGTTTAATTGTGGCCCAGCCAAAAACCGGTAAAACCATGTTGCTGAAGGATGTGGCCAACGCTATCGCCAAAAACCACCCTGAAGTTTACCTGATCATCCTGCTGATTGACGAACGCCCTGAAGAGGTTACCGATATGGCCCGCAGCGTGCGCGCCGAAGTTATCGCGTCGACCTTTGACGAACCGGCCGAGCGCCACGTAAAAATCGCCAACATTGTATTGGAAAAAGCTAAGCGCATGGTAGAGTGCGGACATGATGTGGTGATCCTGTTAGACTCGATCACCCGTTTGGCCCGTGCTTATAACACCGTTGCCCCTGCTTCGGGTAAGATCTTATCTGGTGGTGTGGATGCTAACGCGCTGCACAAACCTAAGCGTTTCTTTGGCGCTGCCCGTAATATTGAGGATGGCGGCTCGCTGACCATCATTGCTACAGCGCTGACTGAAACCGGGTCGAAGATGGACGAAGTGATCTTTGAAGAATTTAAAGGTACCGGTAACATGGAGTTGCAGCTTGATCGTAAACTATCTAACAAACGTATCTTCCCTGCTATCGACCTTACCGCTTCGAGCACCCGCCGCGACGACTTGCTGCTTGAGCGTGATACGCTGCAACGTATCTGGATACTGCGTAACCACCTGGCCGATATGAACTCGCAGGAATCGATGGAGTTCTTGCTGACGCAGATGAGAGGTACCCGTTCAAACGAGGAATTCCTGATCTCGATGAACTCGTAA
- a CDS encoding CDP-alcohol phosphatidyltransferase family protein, translating to MRKRVKKHLPNAITCANLFSGCVGIVFAFSDNLIFAAYCIFLSAIFDFFDGFASRVLQSFSGIGKDLDSLADMVSFGFLPSAILYELFLKSPQIYNIGDFMCFIAFAIAVFSALRLAKFNIDTRQAEIFIGLPTPANAILIASLPFIVQQYPALNFYILNRYTLTILDVVMCALLVAELPLISLKFKPKDPRNLYRYLLLLFSAILILFFKFAAVPVVIFIYITLSIIQFKFDNDKVPG from the coding sequence ATGAGGAAGCGAGTAAAAAAACATTTACCCAATGCCATCACCTGTGCTAACTTGTTCAGCGGTTGTGTGGGTATTGTATTTGCCTTTAGCGATAACCTGATATTTGCCGCTTATTGTATTTTTCTCTCCGCTATTTTCGATTTTTTTGATGGCTTTGCTTCACGCGTACTGCAATCATTCTCGGGCATAGGTAAGGATCTCGATTCGCTGGCAGATATGGTGAGCTTTGGCTTCCTGCCTTCGGCTATTTTGTACGAGTTGTTCCTGAAATCGCCGCAGATCTATAACATTGGCGATTTTATGTGCTTTATCGCCTTCGCCATCGCGGTATTTTCGGCATTACGCCTGGCCAAGTTTAATATCGATACCCGCCAGGCCGAAATTTTTATCGGTTTGCCCACACCGGCCAACGCTATTTTGATCGCCTCGTTACCATTTATCGTACAGCAATACCCGGCTTTAAACTTCTATATTTTAAACCGTTACACGCTTACCATACTTGATGTGGTGATGTGCGCCCTGCTGGTTGCCGAGTTGCCGCTGATATCACTGAAGTTTAAACCTAAGGACCCGCGCAATCTTTACCGTTATTTATTGCTGTTATTCTCGGCTATTTTGATACTATTTTTTAAATTTGCCGCAGTTCCGGTGGTGATATTTATTTACATCACCCTATCTATCATTCAATTTAAATTCGACAATGACAAAGTTCCAGGCTGA
- the purS gene encoding phosphoribosylformylglycinamidine synthase subunit PurS: protein MTKFQAEIDVMPKKEILDPQGKAVTGSMKNLGLPEIQNIRIGKHVSLEIEAENEEVARQKVDQACKSLLANLIMESYTFTIEAV from the coding sequence ATGACAAAGTTCCAGGCTGAGATCGACGTAATGCCCAAAAAAGAAATTCTTGACCCGCAAGGTAAAGCCGTAACCGGCAGCATGAAAAACCTGGGCTTGCCAGAAATTCAGAACATCCGCATAGGCAAACACGTATCGCTTGAAATTGAGGCTGAAAACGAAGAAGTTGCCCGCCAAAAGGTTGACCAGGCCTGCAAAAGCTTATTAGCTAACCTGATTATGGAAAGCTATACTTTTACTATAGAAGCAGTTTAA
- a CDS encoding Hpt domain-containing protein has product MSDNQDFDLSFLYEIADGSNEFIVDSIDMFLQQTPELLNTISSAIAAGEWATAGGAAHKLKPNLGFFGMLECQSTMQEVELLCKAGGQDPDTINTKFGWLNSVITNNLGKLAKIKSDTEAML; this is encoded by the coding sequence ATGTCGGACAACCAGGATTTTGACCTTTCATTTCTTTATGAAATTGCCGATGGCAGTAACGAGTTCATCGTTGACTCTATCGATATGTTTTTGCAGCAAACTCCGGAGTTGCTGAACACCATTTCCTCGGCTATTGCGGCAGGAGAGTGGGCCACAGCAGGCGGTGCGGCGCATAAACTGAAACCTAATCTTGGCTTTTTCGGTATGCTCGAATGTCAATCGACCATGCAGGAGGTGGAATTACTTTGCAAGGCAGGCGGACAAGACCCCGACACCATCAACACTAAATTTGGCTGGCTGAATTCGGTGATCACTAATAACCTGGGTAAACTGGCAAAAATAAAATCAGACACGGAAGCAATGCTGTAA
- the folK gene encoding 2-amino-4-hydroxy-6-hydroxymethyldihydropteridine diphosphokinase, protein MVKVFLLLGGNLGDRFAYLSKAIALIGEEIGTVAQQSSVYETQAWGKTDEADYLNQVIIVETELQAHEVLARILQIELNLGRKRAEKWGARTIDIDILFYDDIIINKPGLIIPHPELQNRRFTLEPLAEIAPELLHPVLKINMLQLKNNLQDCLIVKKL, encoded by the coding sequence ATGGTTAAGGTTTTTTTGCTGCTTGGTGGTAATTTGGGGGATAGGTTTGCATATTTAAGCAAGGCGATAGCGCTTATCGGGGAAGAAATAGGCACGGTAGCCCAACAATCATCTGTTTATGAAACACAGGCATGGGGCAAAACCGATGAGGCTGATTACCTTAACCAGGTAATTATTGTTGAAACCGAATTACAGGCCCACGAGGTGCTGGCACGGATATTGCAAATAGAGCTGAACCTTGGCCGCAAGCGGGCAGAAAAATGGGGGGCGCGCACCATAGATATCGATATATTATTTTATGATGATATTATTATCAATAAGCCGGGTTTAATAATACCCCATCCCGAACTGCAAAACAGGCGTTTTACCTTAGAACCACTGGCCGAGATCGCTCCGGAGTTGTTGCACCCGGTACTTAAAATCAATATGCTGCAACTTAAAAATAACTTGCAGGATTGCTTGATTGTTAAAAAATTATAA
- the sppA gene encoding signal peptide peptidase SppA gives MKQFFKFVLATIVGIVFTSFILLIILVGIIVGASSEKPVDVLSNSVLHVSFTRAIPERTPNNPLAGLSFLGLDGEKSIGLNDILANIKKAKTDDNIRGIFLDESYMLSGQATTEEVRNALLDFKKSGKFIIAYSEIYTQGFYYLASVADKVYINPKGIFEFSGFSQQITFLKGAMDKLGIEAQVIKVGTYKSAVEPYILNKMSDANREQVNSYLGSLYEHFLTGIGKARNVNRDTLFDIANNMKVQFPEDALKYKLVDGLKYKDEVLDELKSRTSTDKKKNLHSVEIGEYTKSGVKDDNTDTEKATAGDKIAVIYASGEINGGDGDENTIGSETVSKALRQVRLDNKVKAVVLRVNSPGGSSLASDVIWREVKLTHDVKPIIVSMGDYAASGGYYISCAADSIIAEPNTITGSIGIFAILPNMQKLFNDKLGVTFDGVKTGKYADLGDISRPLTPEEHAILQNQVNRGYDDFTKHVADGRKKTQQYINSIGQGRVWTGTQAIKLGLVDRLGNINDAVNMAAKKAKVTDYKLVTYPEQKSIFNKFGQGLTAEVKTRMLQNELGESYNTYQQIKSVTHLMRTPQARLPFDVVIK, from the coding sequence ATGAAACAATTTTTCAAATTTGTACTGGCCACTATTGTAGGTATCGTTTTTACAAGTTTTATTTTACTTATCATTTTGGTTGGTATCATAGTGGGAGCCAGCAGCGAAAAGCCTGTCGACGTGCTTTCAAACTCGGTACTGCACGTATCGTTTACCCGGGCTATTCCCGAACGTACACCCAATAACCCGCTGGCCGGACTGAGCTTTTTAGGGCTTGATGGCGAAAAATCAATAGGCTTGAACGATATTTTGGCCAACATTAAAAAAGCTAAAACTGATGATAATATAAGAGGCATTTTCCTTGATGAAAGCTATATGCTGTCGGGACAGGCCACTACCGAGGAAGTGCGTAACGCGCTGCTCGATTTTAAAAAATCGGGGAAATTTATCATCGCTTATTCCGAAATTTACACACAGGGCTTCTACTACCTGGCATCAGTTGCCGATAAGGTTTATATCAATCCAAAAGGCATTTTCGAGTTTAGCGGCTTCAGTCAGCAGATCACTTTTTTGAAGGGCGCTATGGATAAACTGGGAATCGAAGCACAGGTTATTAAGGTGGGGACCTACAAAAGCGCTGTAGAGCCATACATCCTGAATAAAATGAGCGACGCTAACCGAGAACAGGTAAACTCTTACCTCGGTTCGCTATACGAGCACTTCCTTACCGGTATTGGCAAAGCCCGCAATGTTAACCGCGATACCCTTTTTGACATTGCCAATAACATGAAGGTGCAGTTCCCTGAAGACGCGCTGAAGTATAAGCTGGTTGACGGCCTGAAGTATAAGGATGAAGTGCTGGACGAATTAAAATCGCGCACATCGACCGACAAAAAGAAGAACCTGCACAGCGTTGAAATTGGCGAATACACCAAAAGTGGCGTAAAAGACGACAATACCGATACCGAAAAAGCTACGGCGGGCGACAAAATAGCGGTGATCTATGCCTCGGGCGAGATCAATGGCGGCGATGGCGACGAGAACACCATCGGTTCGGAAACGGTATCGAAGGCCCTGCGCCAGGTGCGTTTAGATAACAAGGTAAAAGCGGTAGTGCTGCGTGTAAATTCGCCGGGCGGCAGTTCGCTGGCATCGGATGTGATATGGCGCGAGGTAAAACTGACGCATGATGTTAAGCCGATCATCGTATCGATGGGCGATTACGCGGCTTCGGGCGGTTATTATATCTCCTGTGCGGCCGATTCTATTATTGCCGAACCAAATACTATCACCGGCTCTATCGGTATATTCGCCATACTGCCCAACATGCAAAAGTTGTTTAACGATAAACTGGGCGTAACCTTTGATGGTGTAAAGACCGGCAAATACGCCGACCTGGGCGACATCAGCCGCCCGCTTACTCCGGAAGAGCACGCGATCCTGCAAAACCAGGTGAACCGTGGTTACGATGACTTTACCAAACACGTAGCCGACGGCCGCAAGAAAACGCAGCAATACATCAACAGCATTGGCCAGGGGCGGGTGTGGACAGGTACCCAGGCCATTAAATTAGGCTTGGTTGACCGCTTAGGCAATATTAACGATGCCGTGAACATGGCCGCCAAAAAAGCCAAAGTGACGGATTATAAACTGGTTACCTACCCCGAGCAAAAAAGTATTTTCAACAAATTTGGCCAGGGCCTTACCGCCGAGGTTAAAACGCGGATGCTGCAAAACGAACTGGGCGAAAGCTATAACACCTATCAACAAATCAAATCGGTTACACACCTGATGCGCACGCCACAGGCGAGGTTGCCGTTTGATGTGGTGATAAAGTAA
- a CDS encoding ankyrin repeat domain-containing protein gives MPDFSKAIYHIETHSVEGLRAYFKDGGDPNGTSSRGVPLFTWMVEMYARGPKFKDCVREFIAAGLVFDDNALLAVLAHNPEMLQAAIAANPDAVTKTYFRYKNTYTPLTGGMLMHYCAEYNSLACAEILLQHGADVNARAAIDAYGFGGHTPVFHTVNQNGNNSVDMMHFLLDNGADLNHQVKGLVWGQGYEWETFIPAVNPISYAMMGLLPQVHRTEKVIMTETIPLLIKHAYGIDYMPNNVPNAYLRS, from the coding sequence ATGCCCGATTTTAGCAAAGCCATTTATCATATAGAAACTCATTCGGTTGAAGGTTTACGCGCGTATTTTAAAGATGGGGGCGACCCTAACGGGACCAGTAGCAGGGGCGTACCGCTATTCACCTGGATGGTAGAGATGTATGCCCGCGGCCCAAAGTTTAAAGATTGCGTTAGGGAATTTATTGCTGCCGGATTGGTATTTGACGACAATGCCTTGCTGGCTGTACTGGCCCATAACCCGGAAATGCTGCAAGCGGCTATTGCTGCAAACCCCGATGCTGTAACTAAAACTTACTTTCGCTATAAAAATACTTACACACCTTTAACTGGCGGAATGTTGATGCATTATTGCGCCGAATATAACAGCCTGGCCTGTGCCGAAATACTTTTGCAACACGGCGCCGATGTAAACGCCCGGGCAGCGATTGATGCGTATGGTTTCGGCGGGCATACGCCTGTTTTTCATACGGTTAATCAAAACGGAAACAACTCGGTTGATATGATGCATTTCCTGTTAGATAATGGCGCCGACCTTAACCACCAGGTTAAAGGCCTGGTATGGGGGCAGGGCTACGAGTGGGAAACGTTTATCCCGGCGGTGAACCCTATAAGCTACGCCATGATGGGTTTGCTGCCACAAGTGCACAGAACAGAAAAAGTAATCATGACCGAGACGATCCCTTTATTAATAAAACATGCTTATGGGATTGATTATATGCCCAATAATGTGCCTAACGCTTATTTAAGATCGTAG
- a CDS encoding DNA polymerase/3'-5' exonuclease PolX, protein MENKPIARTFRLLSQLMELHEQNPFKIKSIANAAFKLDKLPFPIAGKNLAELEKVDGIGKSIAAKIVELLETGQITEMQELLDATPPGIVEMLGIKGIGPKKIATIWHDLGIENIGELYYACNENRLIEAKGFGLKTQEEIRKVIEYRMASNGKFLYAQIEADADKLIQLLKDTLPGALIEFGGEYRRKCEIVCELMIVIGSRDDQLAEEALMGSGIINNMVQNGHHLNGELESGLLVDLVCVRKADFHYTLFQQTGTEKHVEAVMERITVPMSQPEHEQMIYQKAGLQFMLPELREDDRFIEMAHQNKLPDLITIYDLKGSLHNHSTWSDGVNTLEEMAVYCRDKMKLEYLGICDHSKSAFYAKGMSIESVLQQHEEIDHLNKKLDGFHIFKGIESDILGDGSLDYPDEVLQRFDFIVASVHSNLKMTEDKATSRIIKAVENPYTTMLGHPTGRLLLSREGYPIDHKKVIDACAANGVSIEINANPLRLDLDWRWQQYALEKGVWLSINPDAHRTEGFHDMKYGVFAARKGGLSKDMCVNALSLAEIDAFFKKKKAR, encoded by the coding sequence ATGGAAAACAAACCCATAGCCCGCACCTTCCGCCTGTTATCGCAACTGATGGAGCTGCACGAGCAAAATCCGTTCAAAATAAAATCGATAGCCAACGCCGCTTTTAAACTGGATAAGCTGCCCTTTCCCATTGCCGGTAAAAACCTGGCCGAACTGGAAAAGGTTGACGGAATTGGCAAAAGCATAGCCGCCAAAATTGTGGAACTGCTGGAAACCGGCCAGATAACCGAGATGCAGGAACTACTGGACGCCACGCCGCCGGGCATTGTAGAAATGCTGGGCATTAAAGGCATCGGCCCTAAAAAGATAGCTACCATCTGGCACGACCTGGGCATCGAAAACATTGGCGAATTGTACTATGCCTGTAACGAAAACCGCCTGATAGAGGCCAAGGGCTTCGGCCTGAAGACACAGGAAGAGATCCGCAAGGTGATCGAATACCGCATGGCCAGCAACGGCAAATTCCTGTACGCGCAGATAGAGGCCGATGCCGATAAACTGATCCAATTATTAAAGGATACGCTGCCCGGCGCGCTGATAGAGTTTGGTGGCGAGTATCGCCGCAAATGCGAGATCGTATGCGAATTGATGATCGTTATCGGCAGCCGCGACGACCAATTGGCCGAGGAGGCGCTGATGGGATCGGGCATTATAAATAATATGGTACAAAACGGCCACCACCTTAATGGCGAACTGGAAAGCGGTTTGCTGGTCGACCTGGTTTGCGTGCGCAAAGCCGATTTCCATTATACCCTGTTTCAACAAACCGGCACCGAAAAGCATGTGGAGGCGGTAATGGAACGTATAACTGTGCCAATGAGTCAGCCCGAGCACGAGCAAATGATCTACCAAAAGGCTGGTCTGCAATTTATGCTGCCCGAATTGCGCGAGGATGACCGCTTTATTGAAATGGCGCATCAAAACAAACTGCCCGACCTGATCACTATTTACGACCTGAAGGGTTCGCTGCACAACCACAGTACCTGGAGCGATGGCGTGAACACGCTGGAGGAAATGGCCGTTTACTGCCGCGATAAAATGAAGTTGGAATACCTGGGCATTTGCGATCACAGTAAAAGTGCCTTTTACGCCAAGGGTATGAGTATTGAAAGCGTACTGCAGCAGCACGAGGAGATAGACCACCTGAATAAAAAACTGGATGGCTTCCATATATTTAAAGGTATCGAATCGGATATTTTGGGCGATGGTTCGCTGGATTACCCTGATGAGGTCTTGCAACGTTTTGATTTCATTGTCGCCTCGGTACACTCCAACCTAAAAATGACCGAGGACAAAGCTACCTCGCGCATCATCAAAGCGGTTGAAAATCCGTATACTACCATGTTGGGCCACCCTACCGGCCGTTTGCTGTTAAGTCGCGAGGGCTACCCTATCGACCATAAAAAAGTGATTGACGCCTGCGCGGCCAATGGCGTATCGATAGAGATCAATGCCAACCCGCTACGTTTAGACCTCGACTGGCGCTGGCAGCAATACGCGCTGGAAAAGGGCGTTTGGCTGTCCATCAACCCCGATGCACACCGTACCGAAGGTTTCCATGATATGAAGTACGGCGTTTTTGCCGCACGCAAAGGTGGTTTATCAAAGGATATGTGTGTGAATGCCTTGTCGCTGGCGGAGATCGACGCGTTTTTTAAGAAGAAGAAAGCGCGGTAG
- the rfaE2 gene encoding D-glycero-beta-D-manno-heptose 1-phosphate adenylyltransferase, with the protein MSNRIKEKIQAKILTLPQLKTIVDDWKTAGEKVVFTNGVFDLLHTGHITYLADAASLGTKLIIGLNSDASVKRLKGPERPVNDQDSRALLLASFLFTDAIVIFEEDTPLNLITNLLPDVLAKGGDYTVDTIVGAKEVMANGGDVKVINFVDGFSSTAIIRKIRDIQ; encoded by the coding sequence ATGAGCAACCGCATCAAGGAAAAGATACAAGCCAAAATACTCACCCTGCCCCAACTAAAAACCATTGTTGATGACTGGAAGACGGCGGGCGAAAAGGTGGTGTTTACCAATGGCGTGTTCGATCTGCTGCATACCGGACATATCACTTACCTGGCCGATGCGGCATCCCTGGGAACAAAACTCATTATCGGCTTAAATTCGGATGCATCGGTAAAGCGTTTAAAAGGCCCCGAGCGCCCGGTGAACGACCAGGACAGCCGCGCCTTATTACTGGCCAGTTTCCTTTTTACCGACGCGATTGTAATATTTGAAGAGGATACGCCGTTAAACCTCATTACCAACCTGTTGCCCGATGTTTTGGCCAAAGGCGGCGATTATACGGTGGATACCATTGTTGGCGCCAAAGAGGTGATGGCCAATGGTGGCGATGTAAAGGTGATCAACTTTGTCGACGGGTTTTCGTCCACAGCTATCATCCGTAAAATAAGAGACATACAATAA
- a CDS encoding glycosyltransferase family 9 protein, with the protein MKILVIRFSSMGDIIYTTPVVRCLKQLPDVEVHFLTKPAFRYIYDNNPYLDKLLLLKESLSDTITEIKAENYDLIVDLHSNLRTAIIKLRTGIKSTTYNKQRVSKWLSLKFKLKLVEPVHLVERYLKTIKFLGVVNDNLPIDYYIKKDHSVAKLLPPSHKKFMAFVIGATHFTKRMPNEKVISICRQMRLPVVLLGGNDVKENGDIIAKAVGPYVYNACGITTLDESVYLVSKAEAVVGFDTGLTHIAEAFNKPIASIWGSTVPELLGVQPYMVKKSLTAGVTLPCRPCSKFGQAACPLGHFKCMTEIDEREIINFTNN; encoded by the coding sequence ATGAAGATCCTGGTTATCCGTTTCAGCTCCATGGGCGATATTATTTACACCACACCTGTAGTGCGGTGCTTAAAGCAACTGCCCGATGTGGAGGTGCACTTTTTAACCAAGCCTGCTTTCAGGTATATTTACGATAATAACCCCTATCTTGATAAGCTGCTGCTGTTAAAGGAAAGCCTGTCGGATACCATTACGGAAATCAAAGCCGAAAATTACGACCTGATCGTGGATCTGCATAGCAATCTGCGGACGGCGATCATCAAGTTGCGCACGGGCATTAAATCAACCACTTATAATAAGCAAAGGGTTAGCAAATGGCTTAGCCTTAAGTTTAAGCTGAAGTTGGTTGAACCGGTGCATTTGGTAGAGCGGTACTTAAAAACCATAAAATTTTTGGGCGTGGTGAACGATAACCTGCCTATCGATTACTATATCAAAAAAGATCATAGTGTAGCGAAGTTGCTGCCCCCATCACACAAAAAATTTATGGCCTTTGTGATAGGCGCTACCCACTTTACCAAGCGCATGCCCAACGAAAAGGTGATCAGCATTTGCCGGCAAATGCGCTTACCCGTAGTATTGCTGGGCGGTAACGATGTGAAGGAGAACGGCGATATCATAGCCAAAGCTGTTGGCCCCTATGTATATAATGCCTGCGGCATCACCACGTTGGATGAATCGGTATACCTGGTATCAAAAGCCGAAGCCGTGGTGGGTTTCGATACCGGCCTTACGCATATTGCCGAAGCATTTAATAAACCCATCGCTTCGATATGGGGCAGCACCGTGCCCGAATTATTGGGTGTGCAGCCTTATATGGTTAAAAAATCGCTTACTGCCGGGGTTACCCTGCCTTGTCGCCCGTGTTCAAAATTCGGGCAGGCGGCTTGTCCGCTGGGGCACTTTAAGTGTATGACGGAGATAGACGAGCGCGAGATCATAAATTTTACAAATAATTAG